The Fusobacterium sp. SYSU M8D902 genome has a segment encoding these proteins:
- the hslO gene encoding Hsp33 family molecular chaperone HslO: protein MGKLIRGVSKNARFFVVDTTDIVQEAQNIHRCSPTAIDAFGRLLTAGVIIGSTLKGNDVLTLRTDTNGELNNMVVTADSDGGVKGYLSNPSADVPLKDNGRSDVGTLVGKGILKIIKDMGLKEPYVGLSEINSGEIAQDLAYYFYNSEQTPTVIALGVKLKDENTVEYAGGYMIQLLPDADDDFITALEQKIGAIRPMTELMAGGMDIKRIAKLLYEDMNDENAEKLVEDYEILEEREVKYNCNCSADKFYRGLITLGKDQLEDIFKNEKELEAECHFCGKRYKFVEDDFKDILGK, encoded by the coding sequence ATGGGTAAATTAATAAGAGGAGTTAGTAAGAATGCGAGATTTTTTGTTGTGGATACAACAGATATAGTACAAGAGGCTCAAAATATACATAGATGTAGTCCAACTGCTATAGATGCTTTTGGAAGATTATTAACTGCTGGTGTAATTATAGGAAGTACTTTAAAGGGAAATGATGTATTAACTCTTAGAACAGATACAAATGGAGAGTTAAATAATATGGTTGTAACAGCAGATTCTGATGGAGGAGTGAAGGGATATCTTTCAAATCCAAGTGCTGATGTACCATTAAAAGATAATGGAAGATCTGATGTAGGGACTCTAGTAGGAAAAGGAATCTTAAAGATAATAAAAGATATGGGATTAAAAGAGCCGTATGTAGGTTTATCAGAGATAAATTCAGGTGAAATTGCTCAAGATTTAGCTTATTATTTCTATAACTCAGAGCAAACTCCAACTGTAATAGCTTTAGGTGTAAAATTAAAAGATGAGAATACAGTTGAATATGCTGGGGGATATATGATACAGCTTCTTCCAGATGCTGATGACGATTTTATAACAGCTTTAGAGCAAAAAATAGGAGCTATCAGACCAATGACAGAACTTATGGCTGGTGGAATGGATATAAAAAGAATAGCAAAACTTCTATATGAGGATATGAATGATGAAAATGCTGAAAAATTAGTAGAAGATTATGAGATATTAGAGGAGAGAGAGGTAAAATATAACTGTAACTGTTCAGCTGATAAGTTTTATAGAGGGCTTATAACTTTAGGAAAAGATCAGTTAGAAGATATTTTCAAAAATGAGAAGGAGCTAGAGGCAGAATGCCACTTCTGTGGAAAGAGATATAAATTTGTAGAGGATGATTTTAAAGATATATTAGGAAAATAA
- a CDS encoding helix-hairpin-helix domain-containing protein, with protein sequence MRKIFILIIIIFSVSIGIYGNSFKNNENFDIIMSENVLDEESKFLDINSATKEEMAGAGITLRLARMIVEYREETGGFENLNELKRIKGIGSATYEKLKGKFLIKTEIEKKPLYINEANDQLLQYYGFDKKDIKNIRKYLNKNGKISSNLDLMEVLSEKDYKKYKTIIKYDKF encoded by the coding sequence ATGAGAAAAATTTTTATATTAATAATCATTATTTTTTCAGTATCAATTGGAATTTATGGAAATTCTTTTAAAAACAATGAAAATTTTGATATAATAATGAGTGAAAATGTTTTAGATGAAGAGAGTAAGTTTTTAGATATAAATAGTGCTACAAAAGAGGAGATGGCAGGAGCTGGAATCACTTTGAGATTGGCTAGAATGATAGTGGAGTACAGAGAGGAGACAGGTGGCTTTGAGAATTTAAATGAGTTAAAGAGAATAAAAGGGATAGGATCAGCTACCTATGAAAAGTTAAAGGGCAAGTTTTTGATAAAAACTGAGATAGAGAAGAAACCTCTATATATCAATGAAGCTAATGATCAACTTTTGCAGTATTATGGTTTTGATAAAAAAGATATTAAAAATATTAGGAAATATTTAAATAAAAATGGTAAAATAAGCAGTAATCTAGATTTGATGGAAGTTCTTTCAGAGAAGGATTATAAAAAATATAAAACAATAATAAAGTATGATAAATTTTAA
- a CDS encoding coproporphyrinogen III oxidase, with amino-acid sequence MLINSNFQMNHRSIEEFARVMVPEASDKSLDIKIEKIDGEIVVELEIEGRKEVFRYPDQDGRIEDQEITMVKILLLKFFKKEYSWGGLMGVRPTKVVRRFLALGYSYEEIKKMMQEFLLVTEEKIDLLIEVVKKELEFLDREHINLYIGIPFCPTKCKYCSFASYELSSGVGRYYKDFVKTLLKEIELTGEFLKREDFRISSIYIGGGTPSTLTEKDLEDVLQAVNRYIDMSEVREFTFEAGREDTLTEKKLEIAKRYGVDRISLNPQTFKEETLKKVNRRFNRENFEKYFIKAKELGFIVNMDIIVGLPDETTEDVLYTLGELEKFDIENLTVHTLAFKRASNLFKESQDRVELDGKRIIGRIKDLIEKKGMFPYYLYRQKNIMEWGENIGYSKIACESVFNIEMIEENQSTMGLGGGAITKIVLPENEYRDYIERYVNPKDPALYIREMEERMEAKKQLFLRLKERETI; translated from the coding sequence GTGTTAATTAATTCAAATTTTCAAATGAATCACAGAAGTATAGAGGAGTTTGCAAGAGTTATGGTACCTGAAGCTTCTGATAAGAGTTTGGATATAAAAATAGAAAAAATAGATGGTGAAATAGTAGTAGAGTTAGAGATTGAAGGGAGAAAAGAGGTATTTAGATATCCTGATCAAGATGGAAGAATAGAGGATCAAGAGATAACAATGGTAAAAATTCTACTGTTAAAGTTTTTTAAAAAAGAGTACTCTTGGGGAGGTTTGATGGGAGTCAGACCAACTAAGGTAGTGAGAAGATTTTTAGCTTTGGGATATAGCTATGAAGAGATAAAGAAGATGATGCAGGAGTTTTTATTAGTAACTGAGGAAAAGATAGATCTTCTAATTGAAGTAGTAAAAAAAGAGTTGGAGTTTTTAGATAGAGAGCATATAAATCTATATATTGGAATCCCATTTTGTCCTACTAAGTGTAAGTACTGTTCATTTGCATCATATGAATTGAGTAGTGGAGTGGGAAGATACTATAAGGATTTTGTAAAAACTTTACTAAAGGAGATCGAATTAACTGGAGAGTTTTTAAAGAGAGAGGATTTTAGAATCTCTTCAATATATATAGGTGGTGGAACACCGAGTACATTGACAGAAAAAGATTTGGAAGATGTATTACAAGCTGTAAATAGATATATAGATATGAGTGAAGTGAGAGAGTTTACATTTGAAGCTGGAAGAGAGGACACTCTAACTGAGAAAAAACTTGAGATAGCTAAAAGATATGGAGTTGATAGAATAAGCTTGAATCCACAAACTTTTAAAGAGGAAACTCTAAAAAAAGTAAATAGAAGATTTAATAGAGAGAATTTTGAAAAGTATTTTATAAAGGCAAAAGAGTTAGGATTTATAGTTAATATGGATATAATAGTGGGCTTGCCAGATGAGACTACTGAAGATGTGCTCTATACTCTTGGAGAGCTAGAGAAGTTTGATATTGAAAACTTGACAGTACACACACTAGCTTTCAAAAGAGCCTCTAATCTATTTAAGGAGAGTCAAGATAGAGTAGAATTAGATGGAAAGAGAATAATAGGTAGAATAAAGGATTTAATAGAGAAAAAGGGAATGTTCCCATACTATCTATATAGACAAAAAAATATAATGGAGTGGGGAGAGAATATAGGATACTCAAAAATAGCTTGTGAATCTGTATTTAATATTGAGATGATAGAGGAAAATCAATCTACTATGGGATTAGGTGGTGGAGCGATCACTAAGATAGTTCTTCCTGAAAATGAGTATAGAGATTATATAGAAAGATATGTAAACCCTAAGGATCCAGCTCTTTATATAAGAGAGATGGAGGAGAGAATGGAAGCTAAGAAACAGCTATTTTTAAGATTGAAAGAGAGAGAAACTATATAA
- a CDS encoding PilT/PilU family type 4a pilus ATPase, with protein MLLENLLLEAREQRASDIHLVCEELPIFRLNGRIEFIGEERVDRRFLNLLVDLILNEREKNILYQNRDLDCSFEDSRGFRYRANFHWEKSNIAVSIRLIERANLSMEELGLPIILKELLNSKKGLILITGPSGSGKSTTLSAMIEELNESKALNIITLEDPIEYIFKSKKSLIRQREVGKDTLSFIQGLKSVLRQDPDVIMVGELRDRESIGAALTAAETGHLVLGTLHTNSASESINRITDVFPAEEQNEVRVKLASTLRGIVSQKLVNTLQGKRVGAYEILVSTPAISNLILNNKTNQINSIIELNRKKGMILMRNYLEELYSKKIISQEEYEENLK; from the coding sequence ATGTTACTTGAAAATCTTTTGTTAGAAGCTAGAGAACAGAGGGCATCAGACATACATTTAGTATGTGAGGAATTACCAATATTTAGATTAAATGGAAGAATAGAGTTCATAGGAGAGGAGAGAGTAGATAGAAGATTTTTAAATCTATTAGTAGATCTGATCTTAAATGAGAGAGAAAAAAATATCTTATATCAGAATAGAGATTTGGATTGTAGTTTTGAAGATTCTAGAGGATTTAGATACAGGGCTAATTTTCATTGGGAAAAATCCAATATAGCAGTATCTATTAGATTGATAGAGAGAGCCAACTTGAGTATGGAAGAGCTGGGATTACCAATAATTTTAAAAGAGCTACTCAACAGTAAAAAAGGTTTAATTTTGATTACAGGTCCCAGTGGAAGTGGAAAGAGCACAACACTTTCAGCAATGATAGAGGAGCTAAATGAGAGTAAGGCATTGAATATAATAACATTGGAAGATCCTATTGAGTATATTTTTAAGAGTAAAAAATCTTTGATAAGACAGAGAGAGGTAGGTAAGGATACACTAAGTTTTATTCAAGGATTAAAGAGTGTTTTAAGACAGGATCCAGATGTTATAATGGTGGGAGAGTTGAGAGATAGAGAGAGTATAGGAGCTGCTCTAACAGCTGCTGAAACAGGGCATCTAGTCTTGGGCACACTACATACAAACAGTGCAAGTGAAAGTATAAATAGAATAACTGATGTTTTTCCTGCTGAGGAGCAAAACGAGGTAAGAGTTAAATTAGCCTCTACATTGAGAGGTATTGTAAGCCAAAAACTTGTGAACACTCTTCAAGGAAAAAGAGTTGGTGCCTATGAGATATTGGTTTCAACTCCAGCAATAAGCAATTTAATCTTAAATAACAAAACAAATCAAATTAACAGTATAATAGAATTGAATAGAAAAAAAGGTATGATACTTATGAGAAACTATTTAGAGGAGTTGTATAGTAAAAAAATAATTTCTCAAGAGGAGTATGAAGAGAACTTAAAGTAA
- a CDS encoding Cof-type HAD-IIB family hydrolase: protein MSYKIIFTDLDDTLLNSEKKISQVDKEAIMRAQEAGVKFVLASGRPTFAMKALAEELELAKYGSFILSFNGSIITDCKSNKNLFEASLTKEDLHLMYDFAKENNTDILTYIDDTIISETESEYIDVEVDLTKMPHKVVKNFKEAVYTSAVKCMLLEEPSYLKEVDTKLKSKYGDSYSIAISKPFFLEVTKLGVDKGVALRKLVDILGLKIEESIAVGDSYNDLPMLKAAGLAACVANANEDIKRVCSFISKSNDEGGMAYLIDKLIFNK, encoded by the coding sequence TTGTCTTATAAAATAATCTTTACTGACCTAGATGATACTCTTTTAAACTCTGAGAAAAAAATATCTCAAGTTGATAAGGAAGCTATTATGAGAGCTCAAGAAGCTGGAGTTAAATTTGTACTCGCTTCTGGTAGACCTACATTCGCTATGAAAGCTCTAGCTGAAGAGTTAGAATTAGCAAAATATGGAAGTTTTATTCTATCTTTTAACGGTTCTATTATAACTGATTGTAAAAGTAACAAAAATCTTTTTGAAGCTAGTCTTACAAAAGAGGATCTACATCTTATGTATGATTTTGCAAAGGAGAATAACACAGATATTTTAACATATATTGATGATACAATTATATCTGAAACTGAGAGTGAATATATAGATGTTGAAGTTGATCTAACAAAGATGCCACACAAAGTTGTTAAAAACTTTAAAGAAGCTGTCTATACATCTGCTGTTAAGTGTATGTTATTAGAGGAGCCTTCATATTTAAAAGAAGTGGATACAAAACTAAAGAGCAAATATGGTGATAGTTACAGTATTGCTATATCTAAACCTTTCTTCTTAGAGGTTACTAAACTAGGAGTTGACAAAGGAGTGGCTCTTAGAAAATTAGTGGATATACTTGGACTTAAGATTGAGGAAAGTATAGCTGTTGGAGATTCTTACAATGATCTTCCTATGCTTAAAGCTGCTGGTTTAGCTGCCTGTGTTGCCAATGCCAATGAGGATATAAAAAGGGTTTGCTCATTCATCTCAAAATCTAATGATGAGGGTGGAATGGCATATTTAATTGACAAATTAATTTTTAACAAATAG